A genomic stretch from bacterium includes:
- a CDS encoding response regulator — protein sequence MSDKLRILIVDDDQRMARTLKDILTVKGHEAVVAHSGHEALEKMAETHFDCLLSDIKMPGINGVELFRAVRKTRPDLPVVLMTAYAHDELIKDGLEEGILAVLAKPLDINALLGFFAALRKEKSIVIVDDDPVFCKTLGDILQARGFVVNEIVQPAGIVDKIQPDSLVVLLDMKLNGLSGLDVLKEIRERCPSLPVIMATGYREETTQSIEAALKIGAYTCIYKPFQIEELLQLLAEINRQKLARILGRTIKKK from the coding sequence ATGAGCGATAAATTGCGTATCCTGATCGTGGACGATGATCAAAGGATGGCCAGGACCCTGAAGGACATACTCACGGTCAAGGGCCATGAGGCTGTTGTTGCCCACTCTGGTCATGAGGCCCTTGAAAAGATGGCAGAGACTCACTTTGACTGCCTCCTCAGCGACATCAAGATGCCCGGGATAAACGGGGTGGAGCTGTTTCGAGCCGTCAGGAAAACCCGCCCTGACCTGCCGGTTGTGCTGATGACCGCCTACGCTCATGATGAGCTGATCAAGGATGGCCTGGAAGAAGGGATCCTGGCTGTCCTGGCCAAGCCGTTGGACATTAATGCCTTGCTCGGCTTTTTTGCTGCACTGCGAAAGGAGAAGTCTATTGTTATTGTGGACGATGACCCCGTGTTTTGCAAGACCCTGGGTGACATCTTGCAGGCAAGAGGCTTTGTTGTTAATGAGATTGTCCAACCTGCCGGCATAGTGGATAAAATCCAGCCGGATTCCCTTGTGGTGCTTCTGGATATGAAGCTCAACGGCCTCAGTGGCCTGGATGTCCTTAAGGAGATCAGGGAGCGGTGTCCCAGCCTGCCGGTGATCATGGCGACAGGCTACCGTGAAGAGACCACGCAAAGCATAGAGGCTGCCCTGAAGATAGGCGCCTACACCTGTATCTACAAGCCCTTCCAGATAGAGGAGCTTTTACAGCTCCTGGCCGAAATCAACCGCCAAAAGCTGGCCCGCATTCTGGGCCGGACTATTAAAAAAAAGTGA